The Chelatococcus sp. HY11 genome includes a window with the following:
- a CDS encoding ABC transporter ATP-binding protein, which translates to MPNEANTSSKPMVQITGLQKSYGQVVALQALDLTVPTGEFLTLLGPSGSGKTTLLNLIAGMTSATGGRIWINGRDVTDVAPEKRGLGMVFQNYALMPHMTVFDNIAFPLQIRKVPKAQIRQRVNEALEVIRLPHVANRKPKELSGGQQQRVSIARCLVYKPDLILMDEPLGALDKKLREQMQLEIRRIHTEFGITMLYVTHDQEEALNMSDRIILMNGGAVEQLGTPNNLYFEPRTQFTAEFIGASTLLDATVASTGTPASFVLEGGLTSRAILHEPVAAGARGKLLLRPEVLRIVSPDEVPPGANRATGILESSLVTGGTSSHYVKLPSGTTMLVRELTSQSATSIQAGTPVTVTWPNSAGRFLQN; encoded by the coding sequence ATGCCTAACGAAGCAAACACCTCGTCAAAGCCGATGGTGCAGATTACCGGGCTTCAGAAAAGCTACGGCCAAGTCGTCGCGCTGCAGGCGCTGGACTTGACGGTCCCGACCGGAGAATTCCTGACGCTGCTCGGTCCGTCGGGCTCGGGCAAGACCACCCTGCTGAACCTGATCGCGGGCATGACCTCGGCAACGGGCGGCCGGATCTGGATCAACGGGCGGGACGTCACCGATGTCGCTCCGGAAAAGCGTGGCCTGGGGATGGTATTCCAAAACTACGCCCTCATGCCCCACATGACTGTTTTCGACAACATCGCCTTCCCCCTTCAAATCCGAAAGGTGCCGAAGGCGCAGATTCGGCAGCGCGTCAACGAGGCGCTTGAGGTGATCCGACTGCCGCATGTCGCCAATCGGAAGCCCAAGGAATTGTCGGGTGGCCAGCAACAGCGGGTCTCCATCGCGCGTTGTCTGGTCTACAAGCCCGACCTCATCCTTATGGACGAGCCTCTGGGGGCGCTCGACAAGAAGCTGCGCGAGCAGATGCAGTTGGAAATCCGGCGCATCCACACCGAATTCGGGATCACAATGCTCTATGTGACCCATGATCAGGAGGAAGCGCTCAACATGTCCGACCGCATCATCCTGATGAATGGCGGCGCAGTCGAGCAGCTCGGAACGCCGAACAATCTTTACTTCGAACCGAGAACGCAGTTCACGGCCGAATTCATCGGGGCCTCGACACTGCTTGATGCGACGGTGGCGTCGACGGGCACGCCGGCCTCTTTCGTTCTCGAAGGCGGATTGACCTCGCGTGCGATCCTGCACGAGCCAGTCGCCGCGGGCGCCAGGGGCAAGCTGCTGCTGCGGCCCGAAGTGTTGCGCATCGTTTCCCCTGACGAGGTTCCGCCGGGCGCCAACAGGGCGACGGGTATCCTGGAAAGCAGCTTGGTGACCGGTGGCACCTCCAGCCACTACGTCAAGCTGCCAAGCGGCACGACGATGCTGGTCCGGGAACTGACGAGCCAGAGTGCGACGAGCATCCAGGCTGGAACGCCCGTCACGGTCACCTGGCCTAATAGCGCCGGACGCTTCCTGCAGAACTGA
- the dapA gene encoding 4-hydroxy-tetrahydrodipicolinate synthase → MLTADRLSGILPALTTPVDQDDRVDAGAVRAHFAWLFEHGIDGVLPLGGTGEYGALSQGERRRMVSLCAEEMSGKGPVIAGVLDPGYHDALQSAKDFAAEGADAVLLVTPYYTNPTQAGIRDYYLRFADESPVPVLIYEIPYRTRIAIEPKVLHELSRHHRIIGMKACNTDMYHFLQVIAGVAPDFAVLSGEDILFPLQVAAGARGGIIVTANLVPGLWREIYDAARSGDLSDALPRHRRLMPLINMAFAETNPGPMKAVMDLIGVNAPRPLAPLVTPDPELVSSLRTELAALLKA, encoded by the coding sequence ATGCTCACTGCTGACCGTCTGTCGGGCATTCTGCCCGCCCTTACCACGCCCGTCGATCAAGATGACCGGGTGGACGCGGGTGCCGTCCGAGCGCATTTCGCCTGGTTATTCGAGCATGGCATCGACGGGGTCCTGCCGCTCGGGGGGACCGGCGAATATGGGGCTTTGTCGCAGGGCGAGAGGCGCCGCATGGTTTCGCTCTGCGCCGAAGAGATGTCCGGCAAGGGCCCGGTCATCGCCGGGGTGCTGGATCCCGGCTATCATGATGCCCTCCAGTCCGCCAAGGACTTCGCGGCAGAGGGCGCCGACGCCGTGCTGCTGGTGACGCCCTATTATACCAACCCGACCCAGGCCGGCATCCGCGACTATTACCTGCGTTTCGCGGACGAGTCCCCTGTTCCGGTTCTTATCTACGAGATCCCCTACCGGACACGGATCGCCATCGAGCCGAAGGTGCTGCATGAGCTGTCGCGGCATCATCGGATCATCGGCATGAAGGCCTGCAATACCGACATGTACCATTTCCTTCAGGTGATAGCAGGGGTCGCGCCCGATTTCGCCGTGCTGAGCGGAGAGGACATCCTTTTCCCGCTGCAAGTCGCGGCGGGCGCGCGCGGTGGGATCATCGTGACGGCCAATCTGGTGCCGGGGTTGTGGCGCGAGATCTACGACGCGGCCCGGTCCGGTGACCTGAGCGACGCGCTTCCGCGGCACCGGAGGCTGATGCCGCTCATCAACATGGCCTTCGCCGAAACGAACCCGGGGCCTATGAAGGCGGTGATGGACCTGATCGGCGTGAATGCGCCGCGCCCGCTCGCGCCGCTCGTCACCCCCGATCCAGAACTCGTCTCCAGCCTCCGCACCGAGCTGGCGGCACTGCTCAAGGCTTGA
- a CDS encoding FAD-dependent oxidoreductase, with protein sequence MMQDRGGAGREVTVIGAGIIGVCCALWLQRAGFDVTIVDKNEPGNGTSFGNTAMITPSQVVPQSMPGLWKDLPRWLMSSRSPLKIRPGYLPMIAPWLWEFHRAATVENAIRVHRSLRALHGGTFNLYAELSRSTPAENFFEMCGHMHLTVQGAKSRSSELAGLMREAAGVVIEPLSQDDIRALEPRLAPIFKSGVLMPGSGRCRNPHRLVQIFAQEAVRNGARFIKADVNGISVENGRCVSIDIDGTRTPVQRIVVAAGMGSRALTGKLGIKVPLDTERGYHVTVPDPGFRPERQVIVREWGIGVGPIDDALRGAGTVEFCSVNAKPNWKRANNLLKRMKEIYPSVNTEGATLWKGDRPSISDGLPVLGRPARYQNVYCAFGNAQHGMTAGPMMGKLVAEIVSGQATSIDVAPLSPDRF encoded by the coding sequence ATGATGCAGGACCGGGGCGGAGCAGGACGTGAAGTCACGGTGATCGGCGCGGGCATAATCGGGGTTTGCTGTGCGCTCTGGCTGCAGCGCGCGGGCTTTGACGTGACGATCGTCGACAAGAACGAGCCCGGCAACGGAACGTCCTTCGGCAACACAGCGATGATCACCCCAAGTCAGGTCGTTCCGCAGTCCATGCCCGGGCTGTGGAAAGACCTCCCGCGCTGGCTGATGAGCAGCCGGAGTCCTCTGAAAATTCGGCCGGGTTACCTGCCGATGATCGCGCCATGGCTTTGGGAGTTTCACAGGGCAGCGACGGTCGAGAATGCCATCCGAGTCCATCGCTCTCTCCGCGCCCTCCATGGCGGAACGTTTAACCTTTACGCGGAGCTTTCGCGCAGTACCCCGGCGGAGAACTTCTTCGAGATGTGCGGGCACATGCACCTGACCGTACAGGGAGCCAAGTCGCGAAGCTCGGAACTCGCTGGCCTCATGCGCGAGGCCGCCGGCGTCGTGATCGAGCCGCTGTCCCAGGACGACATCCGCGCATTGGAACCCAGGCTCGCACCGATCTTCAAGAGCGGTGTCCTGATGCCGGGCAGCGGCCGGTGCCGGAACCCGCACCGGCTTGTGCAGATCTTTGCCCAGGAAGCCGTCCGCAATGGAGCGCGTTTCATCAAAGCGGATGTCAACGGGATCTCGGTGGAGAACGGGCGCTGCGTATCGATCGACATCGATGGCACCAGGACCCCGGTTCAGCGCATTGTCGTGGCCGCCGGAATGGGATCCCGTGCCCTGACGGGCAAATTGGGGATCAAGGTTCCGCTCGATACCGAGCGCGGATATCACGTGACTGTCCCCGATCCCGGTTTCCGGCCGGAACGACAGGTGATCGTGCGGGAATGGGGGATCGGCGTCGGGCCGATCGATGATGCGCTGCGCGGCGCCGGAACCGTCGAGTTCTGCAGCGTCAACGCCAAGCCAAACTGGAAACGTGCCAACAACCTCTTGAAGCGCATGAAGGAAATCTACCCTTCGGTGAACACCGAAGGCGCGACTTTGTGGAAGGGGGATCGGCCGAGTATCTCGGATGGTCTACCAGTTCTCGGACGGCCCGCGCGTTACCAGAACGTATATTGCGCGTTCGGAAACGCGCAGCACGGAATGACTGCGGGGCCGATGATGGGCAAGCTCGTTGCCGAGATCGTCTCTGGACAGGCCACCTCCATCGACGTCGCACCGCTCAGCCCCGATCGGTTCTAG
- a CDS encoding ABC transporter permease has translation MERRLSSWRVVLNVGVGLVFLFLLMPSVITAIIAFGDSNQIMFPPQGYSLHLFRQFFTEAGWVSSTILSFRIALISALISLILGVPAAYALVRGNFPGRRLLSLFLLSPIMVPHIAIALGLYIYFIRLGVNNGELRLILAHVVAALPFVVVTTGAGVGHIDPALERAATVMGASPLTVLRRVTLPLLAPSIAASGLFAFLISFDEVVISWFVSRAGETTLPVKMFASIQFEVSPILAAISTMLTVMSVLVCLVVAVMQRKSPNA, from the coding sequence ATGGAACGACGCCTCTCTTCCTGGCGCGTGGTGCTGAACGTCGGGGTCGGCTTGGTCTTCCTGTTCCTGCTGATGCCGAGCGTGATCACCGCGATCATCGCCTTCGGTGACAGCAATCAAATCATGTTCCCGCCGCAGGGTTACTCTCTTCACCTGTTCCGGCAGTTTTTCACCGAGGCTGGCTGGGTCTCGTCGACCATCCTGAGCTTCCGAATTGCGCTCATCTCGGCCCTGATCTCTCTCATCCTCGGCGTGCCCGCCGCCTACGCACTGGTGCGTGGCAACTTCCCGGGGCGCCGGCTCCTGTCGCTGTTCCTGTTGAGTCCGATTATGGTGCCGCACATCGCCATCGCCCTCGGTCTCTACATCTATTTCATCCGCCTCGGTGTGAATAACGGAGAGCTTCGGCTCATTCTGGCGCATGTCGTCGCGGCATTGCCCTTCGTCGTCGTGACGACGGGCGCGGGGGTCGGTCATATCGACCCGGCGCTTGAACGAGCCGCCACAGTCATGGGCGCATCGCCGCTGACCGTTCTCCGCAGGGTGACCCTGCCCCTGCTGGCACCGTCGATCGCCGCCAGCGGCCTGTTCGCCTTTCTCATCTCCTTCGACGAGGTGGTGATCTCCTGGTTCGTCTCCCGGGCAGGAGAGACCACGCTGCCGGTCAAGATGTTCGCCTCGATCCAGTTTGAGGTCTCACCGATCCTCGCCGCCATCTCGACGATGCTCACGGTGATGTCCGTGCTTGTCTGCCTTGTCGTCGCTGTCATGCAACGGAAATCGCCCAATGCCTAA
- a CDS encoding Lrp/AsnC family transcriptional regulator yields the protein MARDTSATDRRLLALLQMNARESVAALARKLGIARTTVQERISRMERDGIIAGYSVQMRRDPFDLFAEALALVTVTNRKTKSVTDQLRQLPEIVQCQVVSGDFELVCRIRVAHLEDVHPVLEEIEEIPGVERVRSIMVLRTAFDHTQSLSGPTSAAALDRGELG from the coding sequence ATGGCGAGAGACACCAGCGCGACCGACCGCCGCCTGCTTGCGCTTTTGCAGATGAATGCCCGGGAATCCGTGGCCGCGCTCGCGCGCAAGCTGGGTATAGCCCGCACCACGGTTCAGGAGCGGATCTCGCGAATGGAGCGCGACGGCATCATCGCCGGATACTCTGTACAGATGCGGCGTGATCCGTTCGATTTGTTCGCCGAGGCGTTGGCTCTTGTGACCGTTACCAACCGCAAGACCAAGTCCGTGACCGATCAGTTGCGCCAATTACCTGAAATCGTGCAATGCCAGGTCGTGAGCGGCGACTTCGAACTCGTCTGCCGGATTCGGGTCGCGCATCTTGAAGATGTGCACCCGGTCCTCGAGGAGATCGAGGAGATCCCGGGCGTTGAACGCGTCCGCTCGATCATGGTTCTGCGGACCGCCTTCGACCATACCCAGAGCCTCAGCGGACCGACCTCCGCTGCCGCGCTGGATCGCGGCGAACTGGGCTGA
- a CDS encoding alpha-hydroxy acid oxidase, with product MQPFNIYDYRRLAQRRLPRAMFEYIDRGTEDEVLLSDVRRSLDAVKLNQHVLNDVSNPDTSVTLFGERLPLPMIVSPTAVAGLVWHDGEVQVARAAKGLGIPMCVATQSMTTMEDIAERAPGANLWFQLYVFEDRELTRELLRRARALGIKNLLLTADTARAPKKEWNIRNGFGIPIKPSVKGAVDVVTHPRWLTSVLLRYILTTGVPTYAHYPPEYRTRITRAVVWDNVKLARRLTWEDAAEVRRFWEGNLIIKGVLARSDAERALKLGADGIVVSCHGGRNLDSAPPTITVLPEIADAVGSRLTVLADSGIRRGSDIVKYKAAGAAAVLVGRAPLYGAAARGERGAAEVLNILREELDHCLAFTGQPSFERIARSLLRQPVTTTNDEPPLGAPLPFAELRPTLT from the coding sequence ATGCAGCCGTTCAACATCTACGACTACCGCCGACTGGCGCAGCGGCGACTGCCGCGGGCGATGTTCGAGTACATTGACCGGGGCACCGAGGACGAGGTCCTGCTGTCCGATGTCAGGCGGTCGCTCGATGCGGTGAAGCTCAACCAGCATGTGCTGAACGACGTGTCGAACCCCGATACCTCGGTCACTCTATTCGGGGAGAGGCTGCCACTACCCATGATCGTCTCGCCGACGGCCGTCGCAGGGTTGGTCTGGCACGATGGCGAGGTGCAGGTTGCAAGAGCGGCCAAAGGTCTAGGCATCCCCATGTGCGTCGCCACCCAGTCTATGACGACCATGGAGGACATCGCTGAACGCGCCCCAGGCGCGAACCTCTGGTTCCAGCTCTATGTCTTCGAGGACCGGGAGCTCACGCGGGAGCTGCTGCGCCGCGCCCGGGCTCTCGGGATCAAGAATCTGTTGCTGACTGCCGATACCGCCCGCGCGCCGAAGAAGGAATGGAACATCCGCAATGGCTTCGGCATCCCGATCAAGCCCTCTGTCAAGGGCGCGGTCGATGTGGTGACGCACCCGCGCTGGCTGACTTCGGTGCTGCTGCGCTACATCCTGACGACCGGCGTGCCGACCTACGCGCATTACCCTCCCGAATATCGCACCCGGATCACCCGGGCTGTTGTCTGGGACAACGTCAAGCTGGCGCGGCGCCTGACCTGGGAGGACGCCGCCGAGGTGCGCAGATTCTGGGAGGGCAACCTCATCATAAAGGGCGTCCTCGCTCGGTCGGATGCCGAGAGGGCACTGAAGCTTGGCGCGGACGGCATCGTCGTCTCCTGTCACGGCGGTCGAAACCTCGATTCTGCGCCGCCCACCATCACGGTGCTGCCTGAGATTGCCGACGCGGTCGGCAGTCGCCTGACGGTCCTCGCCGACAGCGGCATCCGGCGCGGCAGCGACATCGTCAAGTACAAGGCCGCGGGAGCCGCGGCTGTGCTCGTCGGGCGCGCGCCGCTTTATGGCGCAGCGGCACGGGGCGAACGCGGCGCCGCGGAGGTGTTGAACATCCTGCGCGAAGAGCTTGACCATTGCCTGGCCTTCACCGGCCAGCCGAGCTTCGAGCGGATCGCCCGGTCCTTGCTTCGGCAGCCCGTCACCACGACCAACGATGAGCCGCCCCTGGGCGCGCCCCTCCCATTCGCGGAACTGAGGCCCACCCTCACCTAG
- a CDS encoding ABC transporter permease: MVSVRKFFREASFAAPATLFLGLIFAVPLVGIVLMSLQKSNNGGDFTIAAYNKIVTTPLFLRVVYTTLEISVGATFCALLLAYPVAYFLATQPPRRRALFMIFVLIPFWTSSLVKAFSFMVLLGQTGIVNQMLELVGIPPVKLLFNRIGVFAGMSHYLVPFFVFPILASLQSQPPELARAAAIMGAGKLRIFLRVTLPLSMPGVIAGALLVFTISLSFYVIPALLGGRKDMMIANLVDFYAREVLDWPMASAVAVVLIGVAVAASVALSKVRGGGSMLEGRSH; the protein is encoded by the coding sequence ATGGTCTCGGTTCGGAAATTCTTCAGAGAGGCCAGTTTCGCCGCACCCGCCACACTGTTCCTTGGCCTGATCTTCGCGGTCCCGCTTGTCGGCATCGTGCTGATGAGCCTACAGAAAAGCAACAACGGAGGCGATTTCACGATCGCCGCCTACAACAAGATCGTCACCACACCCCTGTTCCTTCGCGTCGTCTATACGACGCTGGAGATAAGCGTTGGCGCGACGTTCTGTGCGCTGCTTCTGGCCTATCCCGTCGCCTATTTCCTGGCGACGCAGCCGCCAAGACGCAGGGCGCTCTTCATGATCTTCGTGCTGATCCCGTTCTGGACCAGTTCGCTGGTAAAGGCGTTTTCCTTCATGGTGCTGCTGGGACAGACCGGCATCGTCAACCAGATGCTGGAGCTCGTCGGTATTCCGCCCGTCAAACTCCTGTTCAACCGGATCGGAGTCTTCGCGGGCATGAGCCACTATCTCGTACCGTTCTTCGTCTTCCCGATCTTGGCGAGCCTTCAGAGCCAACCGCCCGAACTCGCGCGGGCTGCGGCGATTATGGGGGCGGGGAAACTGCGGATCTTCCTGCGCGTGACCCTGCCGCTGAGCATGCCCGGCGTGATCGCAGGGGCGCTTCTGGTCTTCACGATCAGCCTGAGCTTCTACGTGATCCCCGCGCTGCTCGGAGGTCGCAAGGACATGATGATCGCAAACCTGGTCGATTTCTACGCCCGCGAGGTGCTCGACTGGCCCATGGCCTCGGCGGTAGCGGTGGTGCTGATCGGGGTGGCTGTCGCTGCGTCGGTCGCCCTGTCGAAGGTACGTGGTGGCGGCTCGATGCTCGAAGGGAGGAGTCACTGA
- a CDS encoding DUF3604 domain-containing protein, with translation MTTRFGPVDRDLIGEAVWETIPGSDPELYGSATLTGPSTVEVRSYQTFRVTYSVGKMGLDDTAAMRVAFRNISDGGYLQTTDPTAPNYVTARSSGDGRLHLKYDRRGGQRPWGETLTVSQQGGYLKPGETIEITIGETGGGSPGVLMPTFADMGRVFRIFVDAQATGVFVPIPGPLLSVRVIGGPAHRHLAVLPTLRRPGESFTLGIKAEDIWGNPTGQGPRRFRLSASLPVEGLPEVVDFAPAEGAITLEGLSCRDEGTLVVTLTDEAGGTVISGPLIIRRSEIAHYWGDLHAQTGETQGNNSMEYYLDFARNKAFLDVTSHQANDFQVNAAFWAHLNTLTAAADEPGRFTVLPGYEWSGNTAVGGDHNVFYRHEGASIYRCSHALVGDRSDEANDAHDLHALYAKLEAEPIEAVMYAHVGGRYADIHYAHNAALEAAVEVHSAWGTFEWILTDGFPLRHRVGVVCNSDDHKSRPGASFPGASVFGAYGGLTCFVMERNDRDSVFDAIRSRHTYGTSGPRVFIDVDCTLPEGGMRFDRDPLTLAGATATAVTSCTMGDIVRANGSHARVSVDIRSPVGIESVEIRDGSNVLVRRRTYSAADLGRRVRVLWSGAEYRGRGRDTRWRGRAEFEGAVIRRFEAINRLNPEMRLDQVGSRSVIWNCVTTGNMMGFDAWLSEAAGSLEITTSLGGISIDLSEAGVEPQVMAAGGLKRQLTVQRLPDAPLPKELRLEADVAIAEAGDTPVWLCVTFEDGNQAWTSPIYLHRD, from the coding sequence ATGACGACGAGGTTCGGCCCGGTCGACCGGGACCTGATCGGCGAGGCCGTCTGGGAGACCATCCCCGGCTCGGACCCGGAGCTTTACGGCAGCGCCACCCTGACAGGACCATCAACGGTCGAGGTGCGCAGTTACCAGACGTTCCGTGTCACCTACAGCGTCGGCAAGATGGGTCTCGACGACACCGCTGCGATGCGCGTCGCCTTCCGCAACATCTCTGACGGGGGCTATCTGCAGACGACCGACCCCACCGCACCAAACTACGTCACCGCGCGCAGCTCTGGTGACGGGCGGCTGCATCTGAAATACGACCGGCGGGGCGGTCAGCGCCCCTGGGGCGAGACGCTGACCGTGTCGCAACAGGGCGGTTATTTGAAGCCGGGCGAAACCATCGAGATTACCATCGGCGAGACCGGCGGCGGCTCGCCTGGGGTGCTCATGCCGACCTTCGCCGACATGGGGCGGGTCTTCCGCATCTTCGTCGACGCTCAGGCCACCGGGGTCTTCGTGCCGATCCCCGGCCCGCTGCTCTCGGTCAGGGTGATCGGCGGGCCCGCGCATCGCCATCTCGCGGTGCTGCCCACGCTGCGCCGACCGGGCGAGAGCTTCACGCTCGGGATCAAGGCCGAGGACATCTGGGGCAACCCGACCGGACAGGGACCGCGGCGCTTCCGCCTGTCGGCCAGCTTGCCGGTCGAGGGCTTGCCCGAAGTCGTCGATTTCGCTCCAGCCGAGGGCGCGATAACGCTCGAAGGCCTGAGCTGTCGAGACGAGGGCACATTGGTCGTGACCCTCACCGACGAGGCGGGCGGAACAGTGATCTCCGGCCCGCTGATCATCCGCCGCTCGGAGATCGCCCACTACTGGGGGGACTTGCATGCGCAGACTGGCGAGACCCAGGGCAACAACTCGATGGAATATTACCTCGACTTCGCCCGCAACAAGGCGTTCCTGGATGTGACCAGCCACCAGGCGAACGACTTCCAGGTCAACGCCGCCTTTTGGGCGCATCTGAACACACTGACTGCAGCGGCGGACGAACCCGGCCGCTTCACCGTGCTACCCGGCTACGAATGGTCTGGGAACACCGCTGTCGGCGGAGATCACAACGTATTCTATCGTCACGAGGGGGCGTCGATCTATCGTTGCTCGCACGCGCTTGTCGGCGATCGCAGCGACGAGGCGAACGATGCCCACGACCTCCACGCGCTCTACGCCAAACTCGAGGCGGAACCGATCGAGGCCGTGATGTACGCCCATGTCGGCGGCCGCTACGCGGATATCCACTACGCCCACAACGCCGCACTCGAGGCCGCGGTCGAGGTGCATTCCGCCTGGGGAACCTTCGAATGGATCTTGACCGACGGCTTCCCCCTGCGGCACCGGGTCGGAGTGGTCTGCAACAGTGACGACCACAAGAGCCGCCCCGGCGCCAGCTTCCCCGGTGCCTCGGTCTTCGGGGCCTATGGCGGACTGACCTGTTTCGTCATGGAACGGAACGACCGCGACAGCGTCTTCGACGCGATCCGGAGCCGCCACACGTATGGCACCAGCGGCCCGCGCGTGTTTATCGACGTCGATTGCACGTTGCCCGAAGGCGGGATGCGGTTTGATCGCGATCCGCTCACCCTCGCAGGCGCCACAGCCACCGCTGTGACCAGCTGCACGATGGGCGACATCGTTCGCGCCAATGGCAGCCACGCGCGGGTCAGTGTCGACATCCGTTCCCCCGTTGGGATCGAAAGCGTCGAAATCCGTGACGGCAGCAACGTTCTGGTCAGGCGACGGACCTATTCCGCGGCTGATCTCGGCCGGCGTGTGAGGGTGCTGTGGTCCGGGGCCGAATACCGCGGGCGTGGACGCGACACCCGGTGGCGCGGACGCGCGGAATTCGAGGGGGCTGTGATCCGCCGTTTCGAAGCCATCAACCGGCTCAATCCCGAGATGCGGCTCGATCAGGTGGGGTCCCGCTCGGTCATCTGGAACTGCGTCACGACCGGAAACATGATGGGTTTCGACGCTTGGCTGTCCGAAGCCGCCGGTTCGCTGGAGATCACCACGAGCCTTGGCGGGATCTCGATCGACCTCTCCGAAGCCGGTGTCGAGCCGCAGGTGATGGCAGCCGGCGGACTGAAGCGGCAACTGACGGTCCAGCGCCTTCCCGACGCCCCGCTGCCGAAAGAGCTACGGCTCGAAGCCGACGTCGCCATCGCCGAAGCAGGCGACACGCCGGTCTGGCTGTGCGTGACCTTCGAGGACGGCAATCAAGCCTGGACCAGCCCCATTTATCTCCACCGAGACTGA
- a CDS encoding succinylglutamate desuccinylase/aspartoacylase family protein, whose translation MTAATADVLFGLSDPLPTSGTHAGFVKIPYASNQSSYGFLPVPLAIVGGSVGPTVLLLAGVAGDEMEAQIAAARIVRSLDPEAMKGRVIAMTMANVLAGHAGTRNSPVDGQSLNKSFPGDLFGSPTSAIAEYIERHLMPECDLVIDLHSTGRTMRYLSCATLIDDADPDVQRRRLALARAFNATNIVRFRSFDYRSTSGAARRSGATRIGVQAPLDDAMDEILRGFDSVLAWAGIVETSQAAVAPRLLLAHRDHDFVHAMSDGIFEPIARLGDEAKAGDLAGYIHDLTRPMAEPVALRLAADGVVIGTREAGWVRRGDCVLLLAEDGDLAAREELDEAADLRWLTAPNRRTAKPRRKVTSRKYGGGK comes from the coding sequence GTGACCGCAGCAACAGCAGATGTACTTTTCGGCCTCTCCGATCCTCTCCCGACCAGCGGCACGCACGCGGGCTTCGTGAAGATTCCCTACGCGTCCAACCAGTCCTCCTACGGGTTCCTGCCGGTTCCGCTCGCGATCGTGGGGGGCAGCGTCGGCCCGACAGTCCTGCTGCTGGCGGGGGTCGCGGGTGACGAAATGGAGGCGCAGATTGCCGCTGCCCGTATCGTTCGGTCACTCGATCCTGAAGCCATGAAAGGCCGGGTGATCGCGATGACGATGGCAAACGTTCTCGCCGGGCATGCGGGGACGCGCAATTCCCCCGTGGACGGCCAGAGCCTGAACAAGTCCTTCCCCGGAGATCTCTTCGGGTCACCGACCAGCGCGATTGCAGAGTATATCGAACGGCATCTCATGCCTGAGTGCGACCTGGTCATCGATCTGCACAGCACCGGCCGAACGATGCGTTACCTGTCCTGCGCCACCCTTATCGACGACGCTGATCCGGATGTGCAGCGGCGGCGCCTCGCCCTGGCACGCGCCTTCAACGCAACCAACATCGTCCGCTTCCGCAGCTTCGACTACCGCAGCACCTCCGGGGCGGCGCGGCGTAGCGGCGCCACGCGGATCGGCGTGCAAGCGCCGCTCGATGATGCGATGGATGAGATCCTGCGTGGTTTCGACAGCGTTCTTGCGTGGGCGGGGATCGTCGAGACATCTCAGGCCGCGGTCGCGCCGCGACTTCTGTTGGCGCATCGCGATCACGATTTCGTCCATGCGATGTCGGACGGCATCTTCGAGCCGATCGCCCGGCTGGGGGATGAAGCCAAGGCCGGTGATCTGGCTGGGTACATCCATGATCTGACCCGGCCGATGGCCGAGCCCGTCGCCCTCAGGCTGGCTGCGGATGGCGTCGTGATCGGCACGCGCGAGGCCGGCTGGGTGCGTCGCGGCGACTGCGTCCTGCTGCTGGCAGAGGACGGCGATCTCGCTGCGCGGGAGGAGCTCGACGAGGCGGCCGATCTTCGCTGGCTCACCGCGCCCAACCGCCGGACGGCAAAGCCCCGGCGAAAGGTGACCAGCCGCAAATATGGCGGCGGAAAGTAA